The genomic interval ATACCACTCGGAGCAGCGGGAACAACAAACTTCGCAGCCGTCATAGAAACATGTCTGGCATACCTTTTCATCCTCGCTAGGCATAAATAACTTGCATATTACATTTTGTTCACAGTGGTTTAACTTATTCAGAACTTACGTTCCATCCTCCTCTTCGTTGTCCTCGTCTGCTTCAGCTTCATCAGCTTCCACTGAGTCATCATCAGCGgcttcatcatcatcttccTGCATGGCATCTTCAATTTCTTTGGATTTCAATCGCCTGCTACTGCGGCGTGCACTTGAGCCTTTTGCTGCCGCCTTACCATTGGCCTTAACGGATATAGAAGAAGCTTCGCTCTTATCGTCTTGTGCATCGCTGAGCTCAGTTTCCTCATTATCACTGCCCTCATCGTCTTCGTCTTCATCGTTTCCGTCACTGTCTGCAACACCCTCATCGACATCCTCGTCTACCTCGTCCACAATGAACTTGCGTTTCTTCTGGGCAGCGCGTTTCTTTTGCTCCTGATGCTTGTCGTCGGTGGCATTAATCAAGCCGAGATTCTTTACACATGTGTGGCAGTACCAGTTGCCTTCCGGCACTGTGCGCATCTTTGGCTTCATGCAGAACATGTGAGTGCCGCCGTTGCACTGGTCGCAGAGCAGCATTTTCTCCGGATCGGTGCCGCGTCGGCATACCTTACACAGTGACTTGTTTGTGGAATGCTTCCACAGTATGGAGTCGTGCAGAATGTTAAGATGAAGAAAGATCTGGGCATAGCTAGTGCTCTCCATGAGCGACACCTCCCACTGCTGCAGCCTGGACTCGCAGATCAGCTTCTGCTGATCCTGCTTAGTGTCTTGGCGTTTCTTGGTGAAGCCGAATGGCTCCTTTAGAAAACGACGACCAATCGCTTGCTCCACCTGCAACAGTGCACTGGCCAAGTTGCGAACTTGAGTCCGATGTGTCTGGGATTCGGTCGAGGACGCGTCTTGGCTTTGGCTAATGTATTGACCTGGATCCCGATACTTGCCATACTTCTTTCGCGCATACTGGTTCAGAAAAATGGCATCCTCATCTTTATCGTCATCTTGGTCGTCGTAATCCTCGTGCGACTCATTGTCCGAATCGGCGGGCACCTCATCGCTGTACATCAGACCAGGTCCCCACTGCAACTTGCACTGAGCATCAAAGTCAtcttgcagcagctgctgacgCCACTTTTCCATGTCCTTGATCTTCAGCCGGCCCAAGTCACCGGTGTAAATGTCTGTCTCGAACTGCAGAATACAATCCACGAGATGCAATCGCAAAACCTCGTTAAGTTCCGTTCCCTCAGGCAGACCGAAATTAGCCTGACCATATTTACGCTGCGTCTCCGAATGCATCGTGCTGATGAACTTGTTGCGTTTCTTTTCGCTGTCCAGGCTAAGCAGCTCGTGCGGGCAGCTCTTCACATGCTGCTCGATTAGAGCGCGCAGCTGAGTAAGTTCGTCCAGCAGTTCCGATTCCCGCCACCCGAGCGGATTCAGGGATCTTATCAATGCATCAATCTCTTCAGCCTGGTAGATGTATGACCAGACCTTGCGCTGTGGATGGTGCTCATCATGGACAATACAGTTGGCGCTATCGCCACTGCACATTAGCAGCTCGAATTGTGTAGGCGGAGTCTGCTCCTCATCGTCCCCGGCCGCCACATCCATCTGCTCCCCCGATTGTCCTTGTCCGTGGCCATTTAGCCGATTCTCTTGGTTCTCTTTATTCTCGAgcgattgtttgttgtttggtttGCGCCTCTTTTTATCTTCCTCGCTATATAGCTTTACCAAATAGATACGCAAATCTTTGCGCACCTTTGGCAACTGTGCCTGCTTGCGCAGCTCGGCGGGCGACTTGTTTACCGGCGGTTGGGCTAGACACGTGTCCATCATACTATCCGGTGAATGTTCTATAAAAATGCCCGGCATGGACTCCAGCACATAGTACTTGCGATAGCATCTATCCATGCCCAAGTAGACCAAAAAGTTAAACAGCTCCGAGTGCAGCTTGAGCACCTGCTGCTCGTGCTTGCGCTGCTCCCGATCCGACTGTGCCAGCAAATCGGCAATGCGGCGATTAAGCTGCTCACCCAGCGCCTTTTTCTTCTCCGCATCCTGTTTCACCTCATCTGTCAGGCACTGCTGATGGTGCTCGTTGGTTAGCCTACGTTTGGTCATCTCGAGTGCAGCCAGGCGCCTATTCTCGGCAATGATCAGGGCGCGCAGTTCAGTTTTCGCCTTGGCCGTCCGCTCCATGCGTTCCTCAACGACGTTTATAGTGCCCGAGTAGGTTAAGATCTGCGCCATCAGGCAGTTTATTATACGCATAATGTCCTCAAATTCCAGCTGAGCAATGCAATTGGTTTTGAGGGCACGCAAAATGTGAGCGTACTGTAGGCGCAGCTGCAGACCAGGATCCTCACGCGATGAGTAGCCATTACGGTACATAATGCGCCACTTTTCTGCCTTTTCTAGTACAGCCGCACCTGAGGCCAACAAGTGCAGCCGTAGAACCTCGCTCAGGGTGAGTGCGTCCAGTGGCAGTTCGTTCAGATTAAAAGAGAAATGCCGCTTGGCATATCGATGGGAATTTGAGGCATTATACATGCTGATGTATGGCTCCCGTGTTGCCGGCGTGCGCCCAAGCGCGTATGCTACCGGGcactcctcctcctcctccttttGCAGATCAAAGATTGTGCCCAAGAGCACAAGCAGTATGTCGGAAAGTGGACCGGCCACCTCGCGTGCGCTAAAGGCGCGCGACATTTCGTAGAAACTAAGATTTTGGCGAAACACctctacgccggaaagcaGTCCACGGTATGTGTGCATAAATTCGCGCAGCATAAAGGCATCGCCCAAAAGCTGAACCGGCAGAAATGTTACAATTGGATGATACGTGGGCAACACGGACTGATCGCTGCGCTCCAGATCATCCGTTTTGGTTGTCAGATCGTAACATTCTTGCTCCACACGCGACATTAATTCGGCCTTTTTCTGTGCCTTTTCTCGCTCCATTTCCGCACATTTGGCTAGCTTTTCCAGGCGAATGCGCTCCATTTCTTCGGCCAGTAATTTCGCTTTGGCCTCGGTATCGGCCTTGCTCTTAACAGTCGATTCCTCTCCCTTGACAATGTACTTGTTTAGTGTTGATTGCTTTTTGGTATCCTTAGCCTCGGGTCGCTTTATTTTTGCCGGCGAGTAGCGCGGCATTTTGCCAATAAAGATGCTGGAAAAGTTGATGTTCGGCTCGGTCACATATTGCTTATAGATCTCAGGCTTAGGCCGCAAAATCCCATCCACACGAATCACGTTATTTTTGATGAACATGGCCAAATTCTCTTGGTTAAACTCGGCGCGCTGGCGACGCAACTGCTCGAAGGGcgcatttatttcattaccGTTGGGCGCACGTAAACGATACTCCAGCTGTTCGGTGTCCTCGTAAATGCCATTGCCGGGCTCCGGCATGTTGTCGCCCGGCTTAATGCCCACCACTTTGAAAACTGTGTTCTTCTTGTTTGTAACGGTCACCTCCTCATTGAGAAAGAAGCGTTTACGCAGAAACTTGGACACAATCAAATTAAGCGTCTTGACAGCCGACTGGCGTGCATGTTCGATTACTAGCAGGACGGGCGCACGTAAGCTCTGTTTAAACTGTTCCATCTTTTTGCGGGCAACGCGTTCGCTTTTCACCGCCTCCTCGTAGGTGAGGCCATCCTTGCCAGTGGCCTCACACTGCCAAACCGTCGAGTTTATGGCCATAACATGTCGAAAATAGTTTCTGAAAATGTGCAACGATTAGATGAAGGCTTCAAGATTATTGTTTCAATTGAGAGGCTGGAATTACTTTATACCtagtattttaaaaaataaagttatctTTAGTGTGTCGaggattaaatacccttacagacataaataacaaatgtacaatatatttgtttttaaggaTCTCACAACGGAGTTTTCTCTACATTTTCAGCGGATTGTTTCTTTAATTGATATAAATTAGAATAGTAAACCGATTTTAATGATATTTACTCCATATGTTTTGCGCATTTCTTCAACACaatcatttttttatacaaaaacttatgtATTTGAAATTGGTTTTAATATGACTTAGTTGGTAACAAAGAATTTGCaatgttttgtatataaaaactacAGATTTAACGCATGTCTTCATAAAATCTAATTGAAAGAGTACTCCCATATACTCCGAATCAATATTATGAACATATATTACTTAtgaataaacataaataatatttcagtttatatatttaaaatctaaTGCTACCAGGGTGGCAACGCTGCCAATAGCAGCTGTGAATTATATTCGCGCGCTTTCCATTGCTGCCGCTAGCGACACTTTCCAAGctgacaaaatgtttttgcatgtATCGTTTGGCCGAA from Drosophila virilis strain 15010-1051.87 chromosome 2, Dvir_AGI_RSII-ME, whole genome shotgun sequence carries:
- the Acf gene encoding bromodomain adjacent to zinc finger domain protein 1A, which codes for MPICKRDGFDLNQTEGKNETFHDNDLVFCCYITKRIFRDYENYFRHVMAINSTVWQCEATGKDGLTYEEAVKSERVARKKMEQFKQSLRAPVLLVIEHARQSAVKTLNLIVSKFLRKRFFLNEEVTVTNKKNTVFKVVGIKPGDNMPEPGNGIYEDTEQLEYRLRAPNGNEINAPFEQLRRQRAEFNQENLAMFIKNNVIRVDGILRPKPEIYKQYVTEPNINFSSIFIGKMPRYSPAKIKRPEAKDTKKQSTLNKYIVKGEESTVKSKADTEAKAKLLAEEMERIRLEKLAKCAEMEREKAQKKAELMSRVEQECYDLTTKTDDLERSDQSVLPTYHPIVTFLPVQLLGDAFMLREFMHTYRGLLSGVEVFRQNLSFYEMSRAFSAREVAGPLSDILLVLLGTIFDLQKEEEEECPVAYALGRTPATREPYISMYNASNSHRYAKRHFSFNLNELPLDALTLSEVLRLHLLASGAAVLEKAEKWRIMYRNGYSSREDPGLQLRLQYAHILRALKTNCIAQLEFEDIMRIINCLMAQILTYSGTINVVEERMERTAKAKTELRALIIAENRRLAALEMTKRRLTNEHHQQCLTDEVKQDAEKKKALGEQLNRRIADLLAQSDREQRKHEQQVLKLHSELFNFLVYLGMDRCYRKYYVLESMPGIFIEHSPDSMMDTCLAQPPVNKSPAELRKQAQLPKVRKDLRIYLVKLYSEEDKKRRKPNNKQSLENKENQENRLNGHGQGQSGEQMDVAAGDDEEQTPPTQFELLMCSGDSANCIVHDEHHPQRKVWSYIYQAEEIDALIRSLNPLGWRESELLDELTQLRALIEQHVKSCPHELLSLDSEKKRNKFISTMHSETQRKYGQANFGLPEGTELNEVLRLHLVDCILQFETDIYTGDLGRLKIKDMEKWRQQLLQDDFDAQCKLQWGPGLMYSDEVPADSDNESHEDYDDQDDDKDEDAIFLNQYARKKYGKYRDPGQYISQSQDASSTESQTHRTQVRNLASALLQVEQAIGRRFLKEPFGFTKKRQDTKQDQQKLICESRLQQWEVSLMESTSYAQIFLHLNILHDSILWKHSTNKSLCKVCRRGTDPEKMLLCDQCNGGTHMFCMKPKMRTVPEGNWYCHTCVKNLGLINATDDKHQEQKKRAAQKKRKFIVDEVDEDVDEGVADSDGNDEDEDDEGSDNEETELSDAQDDKSEASSISVKANGKAAAKGSSARRSSRRLKSKEIEDAMQEDDDEAADDDSVEADEAEADEDNEEEDGTEDEKVCQTCFYDGCEVCCSRCSEWYHLECVKLKRQPRTDFVCKKCKTNESQRSRRRPSHVDGDADDDEDHEEPQAKRARSSRNSLRISLDKSAANNNINNNNNNTSNNNNRRSGRRTNDNLPLNSAALYDLLEQTMKHQAAWPFLRPVLTSEVPDYHKIIKSPMDLAKIKSKLNMGEYHLNEELLNDIQLVFKNCDLYNIEGNEIYDAGCELERFVMLRCKELMLPFRPSDMNADFIC